A single window of Anaerocolumna chitinilytica DNA harbors:
- a CDS encoding Nif3-like dinuclear metal center hexameric protein: MTVKEVTDRIIKACAVKLPFPQTCDILHAGDYSLEVKKIGVCFMADMEVIRKAKEEGINLIITHEPTYYSSLDDYKWLEGNPVYEEKKKFLEEAGISIWRFHDYMHCYRPDLIYEGWKKEMDWEGYLVKNDVSGMDHHFCIPEITLDKLVGFFKEKLSMDSIRVIGNPSMVCKDIGVLVGGGSLGLGDENMPAKMISRDDVDTLVCGEILEWTTLAFVRDAVMQGREKAVIVLGHNRTEEAGMKHLPVWLKQVLPEYSIDFIPSGDPVEYR, translated from the coding sequence GATAATAAAAGCTTGTGCCGTCAAGCTGCCGTTTCCTCAGACCTGTGATATCCTTCATGCTGGTGATTACAGTTTGGAGGTTAAGAAGATAGGCGTCTGTTTTATGGCAGATATGGAGGTAATCCGTAAAGCAAAAGAAGAAGGAATCAATCTCATCATAACCCATGAACCTACTTACTACAGCAGCCTTGATGATTATAAGTGGCTCGAGGGAAATCCTGTGTATGAGGAGAAGAAAAAATTTCTGGAGGAAGCAGGCATCAGCATCTGGCGCTTTCATGATTATATGCACTGCTATCGTCCGGATTTGATTTATGAAGGCTGGAAGAAAGAAATGGACTGGGAAGGATATTTGGTTAAAAACGATGTGAGCGGTATGGATCATCATTTTTGTATCCCTGAAATAACCCTTGATAAACTGGTAGGATTCTTTAAGGAGAAGCTTTCCATGGATTCCATTCGTGTAATCGGAAATCCTTCCATGGTATGTAAGGATATAGGAGTCTTGGTAGGAGGCGGCAGCCTTGGGCTTGGGGATGAGAATATGCCTGCCAAGATGATCTCCAGAGATGATGTTGATACCCTGGTATGCGGTGAAATCCTTGAATGGACGACTCTTGCTTTTGTAAGGGATGCCGTGATGCAGGGAAGAGAAAAGGCGGTTATTGTACTTGGTCATAACCGTACGGAAGAGGCCGGCATGAAACATTTACCCGTCTGGTTAAAGCAGGTGCTCCCGGAGTACAGCATTGATTTCATTCCATCCGGAGACCCGGTGGAATATCGGTAA